From a single Piliocolobus tephrosceles isolate RC106 chromosome 21, ASM277652v3, whole genome shotgun sequence genomic region:
- the NTN5 gene encoding netrin-5, translating into MPVTFALLLLLGQATADPCYDPQGRPQFCLPPVTQLAAVAASCPQACALSPGNHLGPGETCNGSLTLALGGSFLLTSVSLRFCTPGPPALILSAAWASGGPWRLLWHRPAWPGALGGPERVTFHSTPDPKATVVASHLRVEFGGQAGLAAAGLRGRCQCHGHAARCAARARPPRCHCRHHTTGLGCESCRPSHRDWPWRPATPRHPHPCLPCSCNQHARRCRFNSELFRLSGGRSGGVCERCRHHTAGRHCHYCQPGFWRDPSQPMSSRRACRACQCHPIGATGGTCNQTSGQCTCKLGVTGLTCNRCGPGYQQSRSPRMPCQRIPEATTTLATTPGAYSSDPQCQNYCNMSDTRVYMSLRRYCQQDYVLRAQVLASEEAGPAWRRLAVRVQAVYKQRAQLVRRGDQDAWVPRADLACGCLRLQPGTDYLLLGSVVGGPDPTRLILDRHGLALPWRPRWARPLRRLQQEERAGGCRGVRAPTSSPRPEH; encoded by the exons ATGCCCGTGACCTTTGCCCTCCTGCTTCTCCTGGGCCAGGCCACTGCGGACCCATGCTACGATCCACAGGGCCGCCCCCAATTCTGCCTCCCACCAGTGACACAGCTGGCTGCCGTGGCGGCCTCCTGCCCTCAGgcctgtgccctgtccccaggaAACCACCTTGGCCCCGGGGAAACCTGCAATGGCAGCCTGACCTTGGCCCTGGGTGGCTCCTTCCTCCTGACATCTGTCAGCCTGCGCTTCTGCACCCCAGGACCCCCAGCCCTCATCCTGTCTGCTGCCTGGGCCTCAGGGGGTCCTTGGAGGTTGCTGTGgcacagaccagcctggcctggggcCTTGGGGGGCCCTGAAAGGGTGACCTTCCACTCCACACCAGATCCTAAGGCCACTGTGGTGGCCAGCCACCTCCGCGTGGAGTTCGGGGGCCAGGCCGGGCTGGCGGCAGCTGGGCTGAGAGGCCGCTGCCAGTGCCATGGCCATGCTGCCCGCTGTGCTGCCCGTGCCCGGCCCCCCCGCTGCCACTGCCGCCACCATACCACTGGCCTGGGGTGCGAGAGCTGCCGGCCGTCCCATCGAGACTGGCCCTGGCGGCCTGCTACGCCCCGGCACCCCCACCCTTGCCTAC CCTGCTCCTGTAACCAGCACGCCCGACGCTGCCGGTTCAACTCTGAGCTGTTCAGGCTGTCGGGCGGCCGGAGTGGGGGTGTTTGTGAGCGGTGCCGCCACCACACAGCCGGGCGGCACTGCCACTACTGCCAACCAGGGTTCTGGAGGGACCCTAGCCAGCCTATGTCCAGCCGCAGGGCCTGCAGGG CCTGCCAGTGCCACCCTATCGGGGCAACAGGAGGAACCTGCAACCAGACCAGTGGGCAGTGCACCTGCAAGTTAGGGGTCACAGGCCTGACCTGCAACCGCTGTGGCCCTGGCTACCAGCAGAGCCGCTCCCCCAGGATGCCCTGCCAGC GAATTCCAGAAGCAACAACCACCCTTGCCACTACTCCTGGTGCTTACAGCTCTG ATCCTCAGTGTCAAAACTACTGCAATATGTCGGACACCAGGGTATATATGAGCCTTCGGAGGTACTGCCAGCAGGACTATG tTCTTCGGGCGCAGGTGCTAGCGTCTGAGGAGGCGGGCCCGGCATGGCGGCGGCTGGCCGTGCGCGTGCAGGCCGTCTACAAGCAGCGGGCGCAGCTCGTGCGACGCGGCGACCAGGACGCCTGGGTGCCCCGCGCCGACCTGGCCTGCGGCTGCCTGCGCCTACAGCCAGGCACCGACTACCTGCTGCTGGGCAGCGTGGTTGGCGGCCCCGACCCCACGCGCCTCATCCTAGACCGCCACGGCCTCGCGCTGCCATGGAGGCCGCGCTGGGCCCGGCCCCTGAGGCGGCTACAGCAGGAGGAACGCGCCGGGGGCTGCCGCGGCGTTCGGGCACCCACATCCAGCCCCAGGCCGGAGCATTAG
- the CA11 gene encoding carbonic anhydrase-related protein 11 — protein MGAAARLSAPRALVLWAALGAAAHIGPAPDPEDWWSYKDNLQGNFVPGPPFWGLVNAAWSLCAVGKRQSPVDVELKRVLYDPFLPPLRLSTGGEKLRGTLYNTGRHVSFLPAPRPVVNVSGGPLLYSHRLSELRLLFGARDGAGSEHQINHQGFSAEVQLIHFNQELYGNFSAASRSPNGLAILSLFVNVAGSSNPFLSRLLNRDTITRISYKNDAYFLQDLSLELLFPESFGFITYQGSLSTPPCSETVTWILIDRALNITSLQMHSLRLLSQNPPSQIFQSLSGNGRPLQPLAHRALRGNRDPRHPERRCRGPNYRLHVDGAPHGR, from the exons ATGGGGGCTGCAGCTCGTCTGAGCGCCCCTCGAGCGCTGGTACTCTGGGCTGCACTGGGGGCAGCAG CTCACATCGGACCAGCACCTGACCCCGAGGACTGGTGGAGCTACAAGGATAATCTCCAGGGAAACTTCGTGCCAG GGCCTCCTTTCTGGGGCCTGGTGAATGCAGCCTGGAGTCTGTGTGCGGTGGGGAAGCGGCAGAGCCCCGTGGATGTGGAGCTGAAGAGGGTTCTTTATGACCCCTTTCTGCCCCCATTAAGGCTCAGCACTGGAGGAGAGAAG CTCCGGGGAACCTTGTACAACACCGGCCGACACGTCTCCTTCCTGCCTGCACCCCGACCTGTGGTCAATGTGTCTGGGGGTCCCCTCCTTTATAGCCACCGACTCAGTGAACTGCGGCTGCTGTTTGGAGCTCGCGACGGAGCTGGCTCGGAACATCAGATCAACCACCAGGGCTTCTCTGCTGAG GTGCAGCTCATTCACTTCAACCAGGAACTCTATGGGAATTTCAGCGCTGCCTCCCGAAGCCCCAATGGCCTGGCCATTCTCAGCCTCTTTGTCAAC GTGGCTGGTAGCTCTAACCCATTCCTCAGTCGCCTCCTTAACCGCGACACCATCACCCGCATCTCCTACAAGA ATGACGCCTACTTTCTTCAAGACCTGAGCCTGGAGCTCCTGTTCCCTGAGTCCTTCGGCTTTATCACCTATCAGGGCTCTCTCAGCACCCCGCCCTGCTCCGAGACTGTCACCTGGATCCTCATCGACCGGGCCCTCAATATCACCTCCCTCCAG ATGCACTCCCTGAGACTCCTGAGCCAGAATCCTCCATCCCAGATCTTCCAGAGCCTCAGCGGTAATGGCCGGCCCCTGCAGCCCTTGGCCCACAGGGCACTGAGGGGCAACAGGGACCCCCGGCACCCCGAGAGGCGCTGCCGAGGCCCCAACTACCGCCTGCATG TGGATGGTGCCCCCCATGGTCGCTGA
- the DBP gene encoding D site-binding protein — MARPVSDRTPAPLLLGGPVGTPPGGGALLGLRSLLQGTSKTKEPASCLLKEKERKAALPAATTPGPGLETAGPADAPAGAVVGGGSPRGRPGPVPAPGLLAPLLWERTLPFGDVEYVDLDAFLLEHGLPPSPPPPGGPSPEPSPARTPAPSPGPGSCGSASPRSSPGHAPARAALGAASGHRAGLTSRDTPSPVDPDTVEVLMTFEPDPADLALSSIPGHETFDPRRHRFSEEELKPQPIMKKARKIQVPEEQKDEKYWSRRYKNNEAAKRSRDARRLKENQISVRAAFLEKENALLRQEVVAVRQELSHYRAVLSRYQAQHGAL, encoded by the exons ATGGCGCGGCCTGTGAGCGACAGGACCCCGGCCCCTCTGCTGCTGGGCGGCCCGGTCGGGACACCCCCTGGCGGGGGAGCGCTACTTGGGCTGCGGAGCCTTCTGCAGGGGACCAGCAAGACCAAAGAGCCGGCCAGCT GTCTCCTGAAGGAAAAGGAGCGCAAGGCGGCCCTGCCCGCAGCCACAACCCCTGGGCCAGGCCTGGAGACTGCGGGCCCGGCGGATGCCCCGGCTGGGGCGGTGGTGGGCGGCGGGTCCCCGCGGGGGCGCCCGGGGCCAGTTCCCGCCCCGGGTCTGTTGGCGCCACTGCTGTGGGAGCGCACGCTGCCGTTCGGCGATGTGGAGTACGTGGACCTGGACGCCTTCCTGCTGGAGCACGGGCTCCCGCCCAGCCCGCCGCCCCCCGGTGGCCCGTCGCCGGAGCCGTCGCCCGCGCGGACGCCCGCACCCTCCCCAGGGCCGGGCTCGTGCGGCTCAGCTTCCCCCCGCTCCTCTCCTGGGCACGCCCCCGCCCGGGCTGCCCTCGGGGCCGCCAGCGGCCACCGCGCAG GCCTGACCTCTCGGGACACACCCAGCCCTGTGGACCCAGACACCGTGGAGGTGCTGATGACCTTTGAACCCGACCCAGCTGATCTTGCCCTATCAAGCATTCCTGGCCATGAGACCTTTGACCCTCGAAGACATCGTTTCTCAGAGGAGGAACTTAAGCCCCAGCCAATCATGAAGAAGGCAAGGAAAATCCAGGTGCCAGAGGAGCAGAAG GACGAGAAATATTGGAGCCGGCGGTACAAGAACAACGAGGCAGCCAAGCGGTCCCGGGACGCCCGGCGGCTCAAGGAGAACCAGATATCGGTGCGGGCGGCCTTCCTGGAGAAGGAGAACGCCCTGCTGCGGCAGGAAGTGGTGGCTGTGCGCCAGGAGCTGTCCCACTACCGCGCCGTGCTGTCTCGATACCAGGCCCAACACGGGGCCCTGTGA